One window of the Sparus aurata chromosome 17, fSpaAur1.1, whole genome shotgun sequence genome contains the following:
- the zyx gene encoding zyxin isoform X2, translated as MDESDSSKPVMVTSSLNFKVTTPSFYNQPKKFASVAPPRPKSLTPPSAPSPTPIGTAVIGRVGDLPPPPPSLCDDFPPPPPPPLDDDLPAPPPECQTTPNASDVPPPTFPAPPPVAEDLPLPAPPEESACPPTSPSPPPPPPPPPLPTSGTSIPSAAGNPQRLMEKQTSFDKQLDSLTDLLSEMETRGPFNPKSPSQYTAAPAPKPSAPPPTAPKPTLSFLPPPEMGDRPPPAPWAEELKARTNRQANHNNSAPNTAAQPFAKAPAVAPKSGFGGRTATSSTALAQKLNQNLNQNTTPVSVAPKPSPSSATSSFPPPPAAPPAPPAQPNNMAAAPASNHIKSSPFTSQVNANQNPPAAVPPPQSKTMVSPPSSFSQPMKTPSASTPSPPGPVAIPGGGVPLNMREVEELERMTKDFIKDMDTHAPVITSPPTEVCGKCGEALSRTQPAVRAMDKLFHSNCFCCMSCHRPLQGMQFYDRDGSPQCEDCYVNSLAVCSRCGEKITDRVLKAVGQCFHAHCFRCSTCSCVLEGAPFITDDNNNPYCVQDYHRRFSPLCVSCNEPIIPAAGSEETVRVVALDKNFHLKCYRCEDCARPLSIEADENGCYPLDGRILCMKCHTQRAKQAAQ; from the exons atggaCGAGTCCGACAGCAGCAAGCCGGTCATGGTGACATCTTCTCTGAACTTCAAAGTCACCACGCCGTCCTTCTACAACCAGCCAAAGAAGTTTGCCTCTGTGGCACCACCACGGCCCAAAAGTCTGACACCACCCTCCGCTCCATCACCAACACCAATAGGCACAGCTGTGATTGGTCGAGTGGGAGATCTGCCTCCGCCACCGCCTTCGCTCTGTGATg ACttcccaccccctcctcctcctccactggaTGATGATTTGCCAGCCCCTCCCCCCGAATGCCAAACCACACCCAATGCCTCTGACGTCCCCCCTCCCACCTTCCCCGCCCCACCTCCGGTAGCAGAGGACCTGCCCCTCCCAGCTCCTCCTGAGGAGAGTGCCTGTCCACCTACCTccccttctccccctcctcccccaccccctccGCCGCTTCCCACCTCCGGTACCAGTATTCCCAGTGCTGCTGGGAACCCACAG AGACTGATGGAAAAGCAGACCAGCTTCGATAAACAGCTCGACTCTCTGACTGACTTGCTGTCTGAGATGGAGACCAGGGGACCTTTCAACCCCAAG TCACCCAGCCAGTATACTGCAGCACCAGCACCCAAGCCTTCAGCTCCTCCCCCGACTGCTCCCAAACCAACACTTTCCTTCCTCCCACCCCCTGAGATGGGAGACCGCCCGCCTCCAGCACCCTGGGCAGAAGAACTCAAAGCCAGAACGAACCGACAAGCCAATCACAACAACTCTGCACCAAACACTGCTGCTCAGCCGTTCGCTAAGGCTCCAGCTGTGGCTCCCAAATCTGGTTTTGGAGGGAGAACGGCAACATCATCAACCGCCCTCGCACAGAAACTGAACCAGAACCTGAACCAGAACACCACCCCAGTCAGTGTTGCACCAAAACCTTCACCTTCCTCTGCCACCAGCTctttccctccacctccagcagctcccCCCGCACCTCCTGCTCAGCCAAACAACATGGCAGCTGCCCCGGCCTCCAATCACATAAAGAGTTCTCCTTTTACCAGTCAGGTGAACGCAAACCAAaaccctcctgctgctgtgccTCCTCCTCAATCCAAGACGATGgtgtctcccccctcctcttttaGCCAACCAATGAAAACACCCTCTGCATCAACG CCGTCACCACCTGGCCCAGTTGCTATCCCTGGTGGAGGTGTTCCTCTGAACATGAGGGAAGTGGAGGAGCTTGAAAGAATGACCAAGGACTTCATTAAAGacatggacacacacgcacctgTCATCACTTCCCCTCCTACAG AGGTTTGTGGGAAGTGTGGCGAGGCTCTCTCTCGCACCCAGCCGGCTGTGAGAGCCATGGATAAACTCTTCCACTCCAACTGCTTCTGTTGCATGAGCTGCCACCGCCCCCTGCAGGGCATGCAGTTCTATGACAGGGACGGCTCACCTCAGTGTGAGGACTGCTATGTG AATTCCCTGGCGGTGTGTTCCCGATGTGGAGAGAAGATTACAGACCGTGTGCTGAAGGCGGTGGGCCAGTGTTTCCACGCCCACTGTTTCCGCTGCAGCACCTGCTCCTGTGTACTTGAGGGGGCGCCTTTCATCACCGATGACAACAACAACCCCTACTGTGTCCAGGATTACCACAG GCGTTTCTCCcctctgtgtgtgagctgtAATGAACCCATCATTCCAGCCGCAGGAAGCGAGGAGACAGTCCGAGTTGTGGCTCTcgacaagaacttccacctTAAGTGTTACCGTTGTGAG GATTGTGCTCGCCCTCTTTCCATAGAAGCGGATGAAAACGGCTGCTATCCATTGGATGGTAGGATCCTGTGTATGAAGTGCCATACCCAGCGAGCCAAGCAAGCTGCGCAGTGA
- the zyx gene encoding zyxin isoform X1, producing MDESDSSKPVMVTSSLNFKVTTPSFYNQPKKFASVAPPRPKSLTPPSAPSPTPIGTAVIGRVGDLPPPPPSLCDDFPPPPPPPLDDDLPAPPPECQTTPNASDVPPPTFPAPPPVAEDLPLPAPPEESACPPTSPSPPPPPPPPPLPTSGTSIPSAAGNPQRLMEKQTSFDKQLDSLTDLLSEMETRGPFNPKSPSQYTAAPAPKPSAPPPTAPKPTLSFLPPPEMGDRPPPAPWAEELKARTNRQANHNNSAPNTAAQPFAKAPAVAPKSGFGGRTATSSTALAQKLNQNLNQNTTPVSVAPKPSPSSATSSFPPPPAAPPAPPAQPNNMAAAPASNHIKSSPFTSQVNANQNPPAAVPPPQSKTMVSPPSSFSQPMKTPSASTQPSPPGPVAIPGGGVPLNMREVEELERMTKDFIKDMDTHAPVITSPPTEVCGKCGEALSRTQPAVRAMDKLFHSNCFCCMSCHRPLQGMQFYDRDGSPQCEDCYVNSLAVCSRCGEKITDRVLKAVGQCFHAHCFRCSTCSCVLEGAPFITDDNNNPYCVQDYHRRFSPLCVSCNEPIIPAAGSEETVRVVALDKNFHLKCYRCEDCARPLSIEADENGCYPLDGRILCMKCHTQRAKQAAQ from the exons atggaCGAGTCCGACAGCAGCAAGCCGGTCATGGTGACATCTTCTCTGAACTTCAAAGTCACCACGCCGTCCTTCTACAACCAGCCAAAGAAGTTTGCCTCTGTGGCACCACCACGGCCCAAAAGTCTGACACCACCCTCCGCTCCATCACCAACACCAATAGGCACAGCTGTGATTGGTCGAGTGGGAGATCTGCCTCCGCCACCGCCTTCGCTCTGTGATg ACttcccaccccctcctcctcctccactggaTGATGATTTGCCAGCCCCTCCCCCCGAATGCCAAACCACACCCAATGCCTCTGACGTCCCCCCTCCCACCTTCCCCGCCCCACCTCCGGTAGCAGAGGACCTGCCCCTCCCAGCTCCTCCTGAGGAGAGTGCCTGTCCACCTACCTccccttctccccctcctcccccaccccctccGCCGCTTCCCACCTCCGGTACCAGTATTCCCAGTGCTGCTGGGAACCCACAG AGACTGATGGAAAAGCAGACCAGCTTCGATAAACAGCTCGACTCTCTGACTGACTTGCTGTCTGAGATGGAGACCAGGGGACCTTTCAACCCCAAG TCACCCAGCCAGTATACTGCAGCACCAGCACCCAAGCCTTCAGCTCCTCCCCCGACTGCTCCCAAACCAACACTTTCCTTCCTCCCACCCCCTGAGATGGGAGACCGCCCGCCTCCAGCACCCTGGGCAGAAGAACTCAAAGCCAGAACGAACCGACAAGCCAATCACAACAACTCTGCACCAAACACTGCTGCTCAGCCGTTCGCTAAGGCTCCAGCTGTGGCTCCCAAATCTGGTTTTGGAGGGAGAACGGCAACATCATCAACCGCCCTCGCACAGAAACTGAACCAGAACCTGAACCAGAACACCACCCCAGTCAGTGTTGCACCAAAACCTTCACCTTCCTCTGCCACCAGCTctttccctccacctccagcagctcccCCCGCACCTCCTGCTCAGCCAAACAACATGGCAGCTGCCCCGGCCTCCAATCACATAAAGAGTTCTCCTTTTACCAGTCAGGTGAACGCAAACCAAaaccctcctgctgctgtgccTCCTCCTCAATCCAAGACGATGgtgtctcccccctcctcttttaGCCAACCAATGAAAACACCCTCTGCATCAACG CAGCCGTCACCACCTGGCCCAGTTGCTATCCCTGGTGGAGGTGTTCCTCTGAACATGAGGGAAGTGGAGGAGCTTGAAAGAATGACCAAGGACTTCATTAAAGacatggacacacacgcacctgTCATCACTTCCCCTCCTACAG AGGTTTGTGGGAAGTGTGGCGAGGCTCTCTCTCGCACCCAGCCGGCTGTGAGAGCCATGGATAAACTCTTCCACTCCAACTGCTTCTGTTGCATGAGCTGCCACCGCCCCCTGCAGGGCATGCAGTTCTATGACAGGGACGGCTCACCTCAGTGTGAGGACTGCTATGTG AATTCCCTGGCGGTGTGTTCCCGATGTGGAGAGAAGATTACAGACCGTGTGCTGAAGGCGGTGGGCCAGTGTTTCCACGCCCACTGTTTCCGCTGCAGCACCTGCTCCTGTGTACTTGAGGGGGCGCCTTTCATCACCGATGACAACAACAACCCCTACTGTGTCCAGGATTACCACAG GCGTTTCTCCcctctgtgtgtgagctgtAATGAACCCATCATTCCAGCCGCAGGAAGCGAGGAGACAGTCCGAGTTGTGGCTCTcgacaagaacttccacctTAAGTGTTACCGTTGTGAG GATTGTGCTCGCCCTCTTTCCATAGAAGCGGATGAAAACGGCTGCTATCCATTGGATGGTAGGATCCTGTGTATGAAGTGCCATACCCAGCGAGCCAAGCAAGCTGCGCAGTGA
- the kel gene encoding kell blood group glycoprotein, producing MSETPRELEPQLSVQPSSQPEPERGLRPPPLFQLPLPNQDLSETHYQPQLQLSESVPEHQHQTQSTVWINHRRLLLLLLGLSLCAVILGLIYYIHHNHQNRSENLTGTETACVSPACQRASARLSMSVDPFTQPCDYFLFTCGSDRLSPDSGGRQRGQGIPGHPQNQRGEAVSPERKAQIKEREDRRLREDKILDRKNVLLQYLRETLESKDILGSTAVQKAKGFYSSCLDTKSVETAGVEPFLELVQKLGGWAVSGQWNRTDINSTLSLLMRDYATFPFFSLSVGRDPKETAHGTTKRYIQIDQPDLLIPIEWNSKTQKSQARTQTLRPFLASCQTYLALLGAPRSSRMLHVGTFISLSSELAVAATPLEYRLSRGQLYRRMTIKELQSQAPAIDWLGCLQATFHPLPLTEDDHVILHNLPYMVHMSRIIGKWLNRDELSNSGPLHTYMVFNLLHTLMPALDSRFSETQNNLSVALGKSEGVAPRWKDCVLETERGFDLVLTDLLEKRTAHREAEEIIQNIFTSFKSKLRKLKWTNQTTLQRVMKKVHFLIPRLWTTKEISSEAELDLLYSKVTVSPQSFFSNYVQLLSLWQKRRRKLLTEQTEATDILSVTPVLQGNELLFPMGMFVPPLFHPTYPRAMNYGVIGFLIAKDILHLILPEIYSQSQTVHTVGECVWAHYLTVTEQAGRGGVFSLSAAQRQEVWVQYSALQIALQAYHQSLKNHPRDTTISGLSRTRLFFASFSQVNCDLDPYREFMPLEPSFLITVVCAKSGLCPTNLECPNKTQQPLLQTC from the exons ATGAGTGAAACTCCACGAGAGCTTGAG CCTCAGCTATCAGTCCAACCATCGTCACAGCCAGAACCTGAGAGGGGGCTTCGGCCTCCACCTCTGTTTCAGCTGCCACTCCCCAACCAAGATCTCTCCGAGACCCATTACCAACCCCAGCTACAGCTGTCAGAGTCTGTCCCTGAGCACCAGCACCAAACACAATCCACGGTGTGGATTAACCATCGAAGGCTGCTTCTCCTTCTCTTGGGGTTGTCCCTATGTGCTGTCATTCTGGGACTAATTTACTACATACATCACAATCATCAAAATAGGAGCGAAAACCTGACGGGGACTG AGACTGCATGTGTCTCCCCAGCCTGTCAAAGGGCCTCAGCCCGTCTCTCGATGTCTGTTGATCCCTTCACGCAGCCCTGTGATTACTTCCTGTTCACATGTGGCTCTGACAGACTTTCACCAGACAGCGGGGGGCGACAAAGGGGCCAGGGCATCCCTGGACATCCACAGAACCAGAGGGGAGAAGCCGTGTCGCCAGAGAGGAAAGCACAAAttaaagaaagagaagacagaagacTGAGAGAAGATAAAATACTGGACAGAAAAAACGTGCTGCTGCAGTATCTCAGGGAGACTTTGG AATCAAAAGACATACTGGGTAGTACAGCAGTACAGAAGGCCAAAGGATTCTACAGTTCCTGTTTGGACACTAAATCCGTAGAGACAGCAGGAGTGGAGCCCTTCCTCGAACTCGTCCAGAAA tTGGGAGGCTGGGCAGTATCAGGCCAGTGGAATCGGACTGATATCAACTCTACCCTGAGCCTGCTGATGAGAGACTATGCCACATTCCCATTCTTCAGCCTCTCTGTGGGCAGAGACCCAAAAGAAACTGCCCATGGGACAACCAAAAGATACATACAG ATTGATCAGCCAGATCTGTTGATCCCCATTGAATGGAACAGCAAGACGCAGAAGTCTCAAGCTAGAACTCAG aCGCTGCGTCCCTTCTTGGCATCATGTCAAACGTACCTGGCACTGTTGGGGGCCCCGCGCAGCAGCAGAATGCTCCACGTGGGCACGTTCATTtctctgtcctctgagctcGCTGTGGCTGCTACACCTCTGGAGTATCGGCTGTCGAGAGGGCAGCTTTATCGCCGCATGACCATCAAAGAGCTACAG AGCCAGGCCCCTGCCATTGATTGGTTGGGCTGTCTGCAGGCCACTTTCCATCCACTGCCACTCACTGAAGATGATCATGTCATTCTACATAACTTACCTTACATGGTGCACATGTCCCGCATCATTGGCAAATGGCTGAACAGGGATGAACTGAGTAACAG CGGCCCACTTCATACTTACATGGTCTTCAATCTGCTGCACACCCTGATGCCTGCTCTAGACTCCAGATTTTCTGAAACACAGAATAATTTGTCAGTGGCTCTAGGTAAAAGTGAAGGG GTAGCCCCTCGCTGGAAAGACTGTGTGTTGGAGACTGAGAGAGGATTTGACCTAGTTCTTACAGACCTTCTCGAAAAAAGGACAGCACACAGAGAG GCAGAGGAGATTATTCAAAACATCTTTACTTCCTTTAAGTCAAAATTACGGAAACTCAAATGGACAAATCAGACGACTCTCCAGCGTGTCATGAAAAAG GTTCACTTTTTAATTCCAAGACTTTGGACAACAAAAGAGATCTCTAGTGAGGCTGAGCTTGACCTGCTTTATTCTAAG GTGACAGTTAGCCCACAAAGCTTCTTCTCAAACTATGTCCAGCTACTGTCCTTGTGGCAAAAGAGACGCCGTAAACTCTTGACAGAGCAGACCGAGGCCACCGACAT CCTGTCTGTCACGCCAGTCCTCCAAGGAAATGAGCTCCTCTTTCCCATGGGAATGTTTGTCCCTCCTCTCTTCCACCCTACGTATCCAAG ggcaATGAATTATGGTGTAATAGGTTTCCTAATCGCCAAAGACATCCTCCACCTGATCCTGCCTGAAA TTTATTCTCAGAGTCAGACGGTGCATACTGTGGGGGAATGTGTGTGGGCTCACTACCTCACTGTGACAGAACAAGCCGGCCGAGGTGGGGTGTTCTCGCTCTCAGCAGCGCAGCGGCAGGAGGTGTGGGTGCAGTATTCTGCACTGCAGATAGCATTGCAG GCTTATCATCAGAGTCTAAAGAACCATCCGAGAGACACCACCATCTCAGGACTATCACGCACTCGCCTGTTCTTTGCGTCTTTTTCTCAG GTTAACTGTGACTTAGACCCATACCGTGAATTCATGCCCTTGGAACCCTCATTCCTGATTACAGTCGTCTGCGCCAAATCTGGCCTGTGTCCCACAAACCTTGAGTGCCCCAATAAAACCCAGCAGCCTTTATTACAAACATGCTGA
- the emg1 gene encoding ribosomal RNA small subunit methyltransferase NEP1 gives MATPLGKKRGLEHLDAYEPKPAKHLQSLHDRMAERRLVVILEGASLETVKVGKSFELLNCDQHKNMIVKSGRNPGNIRPDITHQCLLMLMDSPLNRAGLLQVYIHTEKNALIEINPQTRIPRTFTRFCGLMVQLLHKLSVRAADGPQKLLRMIKNPVSDHLPPGCPRICTSFSSGEAVCPRTLVPDGPAAVVVGAFAHGAVNVDYTEKNVSISNYPLSAALTCAKMCSAFEEVWGIL, from the exons ATGGCGACTCCACTTGGGAAGAAGCGTGGTCTTGAACATTTGGACGCATATGAACCAAAACCAGCCAAACACCTCCAAAGCCTGCACGACCGCATGGCAGAGAGGAGGCTGGTTGTTATTCTGGAGGGGGCATCGTTAGAAACAGTGAAG GTCGGAAAATCCTTTGAGCTGTTAAACTGTGACCAACACAAAAATATGATCGTCAAAAGCGGAAGGAATCCTGGCAACATAAGACCAGATATCACACATCAG TGTCTGCTCATGTTGATGGACAGTCCACTGAACAGGGCGGGCCTGTTGCAGGTTTACATCCACACAGAGAAAAATGCCTTAATAGAGATCAACCCACAGACCCGCATTCCAAGAACCTTCACTCGTTTCTGTGGCCTTATGG TTCAACTGTTGCACAAGCTGAGCGTCAGGGCCGCCGATGGTCCTCAGAAACTTCTGAGGATGATCAAAAACCCAGTGTCGGACCACCTGCCTCCTGGCTGTCCCCGCATATGCACCTCCTTCTCTTCTGGAGAGGCTGTCTGCCCCCGCACTTTGGTGCCAGACGGACCGGCTGCAGTGGTGGTTGGAGCATTTGCACATGGAGCG GTGAATGTGGACTACACAGAGAAGAATGTATCCATCAGTAACTACCCACTCTCTGCTGCGCTGACCTGTGCCAAGATGTGCTCTGCCTTTGAGGAAGTTTGGGGCATCCTGTGA